One Bos mutus isolate GX-2022 chromosome 21, NWIPB_WYAK_1.1, whole genome shotgun sequence genomic window, CTCATTGCCAGAACTAAAACAGACCAATAAGTACAGTCTTCCACAAAACCAAGGCACTATCCATAGGGAGTCAAATCTTAACCTTAGAGCATCTGGGCTTCCATCTCCAGGGTACTGAAAATGCTCTACAGAAGAATCAGGGTtgggaacctccctggtggtccagtggttaagaatctgccttccaatccaAGGGACatagatttgatccttggtcagggaatgaagatcccacatgctgcagggcaagaAAGATGGCCCCGCTtgctgcagcaaagacccagtgcagccccaaaaaagtaaaatttaaaaaaataaatattaaaaaaaaagaaataggataaTATTCACAGGGTTGACTATCTGTATGTCAATGGCTTGAGATTTTGCTTCCATTTGTCCAAATAAATACACGTGGCTAGAGAAAAGTGGAGCTGTTTTAAGTTCGGCTGAGCCCTAGGGTAGCAAAAATTCAAGATCCACATAAAATGTGTTATTTCTGAGAGGCTGGCCACAGGCAAAGAGAGAAGCCTTCCCAAGGAGACGGGAAGGAGGAAGGGCAGGACGGCAGCTCCTACCTGCGACGGATCTGTGACTCGCAGGGTCACCACGTCCTCACTGGTGTACTTGATAAACAGGTGGTTTTCATCCAGAAGCTGCATCTTCCACATGCGCAGCTGCCGCAGCTGgtcaaaatactgaaaaaagcGCCTCTTGGCCATGGCGCTTCCGTCCTGCTCTGCCCGGCGCCATAGGTACACCAGCAGCCGGTGTTTCAGGGAGTTGATGAAGGGGTCCCTGAACGGGTTGGCCATGCCTGTCTGGCTGTCCCGCTGCACCTCGGGGAACATGGCCGACACGGTGAGCAGGTCGTCCTCGTAGCAGAAGCGGCCGATGGTCCTCACGTCGATGAAGGTGCCCTCGGGGGTCACCTGGAAGACGTGGATGGTCTGCTGCTGCACCGACAGGATGGCCAGGATGTTCTTATACAGGTACAGCCCCTGGTTGTGCGACAGGACCACCTTGTCGCACTTGAAGGTGCGCGTGTCACACAGGCGGCCGGTGTGGAGGTCAACGATGTGGAGGGAGTAGTCCTCCAGGGGGGACCGGGGGTTGGGGGTCACGGACTCGCTGTTGCGATACACCTCGTAGAAGGGGGGGTGCGGCTCGTCCGGCAGGTAGGCGGCGGAGCCCACGATGACGCAGCGGCAGTCGTCCGTGAAGAGGCTGCACTCTCGGTTCAGGTGCTCGCCGTTGGCCGCGACGCTGGTGATGTGCAGCAGGACAAAGAAGCGCTCGAAGAGCCGGCCGCGGATGTTGACGGACCGCTGGTCGTTGCCGTTGGCCAGAATCTCCCCCTCGTAGCCCTGCAGGAGGTCCTCGGCGGCCTGGCAGCCCTGGTACTCGTAGATTTCCAGAGACGTCTGGTCGGAAGAGAAAGCGATGAAGTAGCGTCCGTCGGGGGAGAACTTTCGCAAGAAGCAAGGCGGCTTCTCCACATTGACGACCGTGAAGTTGGGGAAGACGTTCTGGTGGAAGACCCGGACCTGGTGCCAGTGGGTGCCTGCCTTGCCCGAGCTGATCCGCCGGCGCTCCAGGCGGTGAATGACATTTTGGTTTTGGATTCTTCGAGGTTTGATGGTGGAAACATGATGATCCATTATCACATCTCTGCATGGGAAAGTAAAAaagagaagtcaagaaaacaaaaatttaccAAAACATAAATACAGATGACCTTTGCACAAGGCGGGGGTGAGGAGCACCAACCCTCTGCAGCTGAAAATTTGAGTATAGTTGGCTCAGTATACGTGGTTCCACAGATCTTCAACATCCATGGATTCAAGCGATGTGCAGTAGTGCAGTATTTACTGTTGGAAAAAATGCACATGtacgggggaaggagagggtggggcgaaTTAAGAAAGTAGCACTGTCGTATATACACTGccacgtgtaaaacagacagctagcgGGAGGCTGCTGTCCAACACGGGGAGTCCTgcctggcgctctgtgatgacctagaggggtggggtgggggtgggggtgggagagaggctcaagaggaagggaataTATACATAGTTATGGCTGATTCccgctgttgtatggcagaaaccaacacaacattgtaaaacaatcatcctccaccaaaaataaaataaaaattatgaatggctttaaaaaaaaaatccatgtgtaagCAGACCTGCACAGTTAAAATCTGAGTTGTTCGAGGATCAACTGTGTATACACAAGTCAAATACATTTCCTCCATATACCCTGGGTGGAGGAGCTCCCAAGATGATGGTGATTGGCATTTCTCCTTCCCAAGCTACAGTTAGTAAGTGGTTCAGATAGCTTTGAGTCTATCAAAACTCAGTTTTTGAGGGAAGGACCGAATTCTCTAGGAAGACCTTCGAAGCATGCTCAGCTGTTGGGAATATTCAAAAGAACAAACCTCCAAATACATCAAATTTTCTCAGTGTAAACACATTCAGTGTGTAattcatataaaaaatatatttactgacTGGGCTGTTAagatgtccatactacccaaagaatCTACAGACTTAATGCAATTCTTATCAAAATTCTAAAATCATTTCtggcaaaaatagaaaaattcatccTAAAATGTACATGTAACCTCAAGGGACCCtaaaacacaattttgtaaaagaacaaagttagaagACTCAGACTTACTGATTTCAAAAAAGTGTGACACTGACATAAGATAGAAAAATATACCAAATGAAGAGAATTAACACCTGAGAAATAAACCCTCCCACACATAAACCcaagtcttccctagtggctcagacagtaaagagtctgcctgcagttcaggagacctgggtttgatacctggcttggaaagatcccttggagaagagaatggcaatccactccagtattcttgcctggaaaatcccatggacggaggagtctggctggccccaaaccatgaggtcacaaagagtcaacacgactgagcgactaacacacacacacacacacacacacacacacacacgtaaaccCAAGATTAGAAATTCAGAGAACAGCAAACAtgataaacccaaagaaatccaTGCCCAGACATATAGTCAAACTGTGAAAAACTAAAGCATGAagtaaaaatcttgaaagcaaccACATAAATGATACACTACCCACAAGGGAACAACAATGCATATACCTGTGGATGTCTCATGAGAAACTATGGAGGCCAGAAAGAAGCAAAgcaacatttttaaagtgctgaaCCAACTGTTTGATCATTCAAATCTCAGCTAAATAGCAACTCTTCAGTTTTTCCCTGACGACCTTACCTAAAGTCATGCCTTTTCCCATCCACATCAATCTGCTGtttaccttattttattttcttcagcccTTATCACTTTCTGAAACCATTTGTTTGCTGTTTTAGTATCTGTCTCTCCACACTGGACAGCAAGCAGGGGCCTTGTCTAATTCCTTGCTGAATCTCCAGCACCTAGGACAGCGCCTGAAGCACAGCAAGTGCTCacaaatagaaatgaatgaatggaacaACATTTGACAAAGGTCATCCAGGATAAACAACACATTAGGTAAAATAAAGGAGgaacatttcagaaagaaagtagcttaaaaaatacacttaaaaagaGTGTAGTGTGGTACACTTGGGAAACACAATTCCAAGTGGTTAGAACACAGGAAACACAGTGATAAGAGAAACCTAAAAAAAGCAGATTGGAGCCAGattagaaaatactttgtgtGCCATGTCATTCAAGTTATTACAGGTTTTAAGCAGGAGTGACTGATCCAATCTGtatcttagaaataaaaacatacagacAGTGGGAATTTGTTTACATTCTGTCTCCTGAAATTAGAAATACCTGGTGTAAGTATATATACTATCTGtgccgtgcttagttgctcagtcgtatccaaccctctgcgacccgatggactgcagcccgctaggctcctttgtccatgggtattctacaggcaagaatgttggagtgggctgccatgcccacctccaggggattttcctgacccagggattgaacccatgtctcctgtattgccaggcagattctttaccactgagccaccagggaagcccaagaatacaggagtgggtagcccatcccttctccaggggatcttcccaatccaggaaattgaaccagggtctcctgcactgcaagcggattctttaccagctgagttagtCCAGTTAAAAATGTGTATACTTGTATGACTAAACAAATCAAGTTTCTCAAACTACTAGTCACAATTCATTAATATATTTCCTACTGATTTAGACTAGAGCAAAAGACTGCAAACAACTGCTCTCAGGTCAAATCTAGCCtgcctgtttatttttataaatttttactgAAGCACAGTCACACCCACTTATTCACATGTCgcctatggctgcttttgctTTACAACGGCATAGCTAATTTGTTAAGACCAAAGACCACACAGCCCACGAGCTTAAAATCCTGACCTAGAGAAATGTCTGCATGTATATAACAGGAGACATATACAAGGATGTCCGTAGCAGGACTATTGGCAACAACAAAATCTTGACAATactccaaatgtccatcaatagtagactagctaaaaaaaaaaaaaatacagtagacTAGCTAAATTCATCCAGGCACATTCATGCAGgggaaactttttgttttatttattt contains:
- the DET1 gene encoding DET1 homolog isoform X1, which translates into the protein MDHHVSTIKPRRIQNQNVIHRLERRRISSGKAGTHWHQVRVFHQNVFPNFTVVNVEKPPCFLRKFSPDGRYFIAFSSDQTSLEIYEYQGCQAAEDLLQGYEGEILANGNDQRSVNIRGRLFERFFVLLHITSVAANGEHLNRECSLFTDDCRCVIVGSAAYLPDEPHPPFYEVYRNSESVTPNPRSPLEDYSLHIVDLHTGRLCDTRTFKCDKVVLSHNQGLYLYKNILAILSVQQQTIHVFQVTPEGTFIDVRTIGRFCYEDDLLTVSAMFPEVQRDSQTGMANPFRDPFINSLKHRLLVYLWRRAEQDGSAMAKRRFFQYFDQLRQLRMWKMQLLDENHLFIKYTSEDVVTLRVTDPSQASFFVVYNMVTTEVIAVFENTSDELLELFENFCDLFRNATLHSEVQFPCSASSNNFARQIQRRFKDTIVNAKYGGHTEAVRRLLGQLPISAQSYSGSPYLDLSLFSYDDKWVSVMERPKTCGDHPISSENVFTAEIFKHKSGRL
- the DET1 gene encoding DET1 homolog isoform X2, with translation MDHHVSTIKPRRIQNQNVIHRLERRRISSGKAGTHWHQVRVFHQNVFPNFTVVNVEKPPCFLRKFSPDGRYFIAFSSDQTSLEIYEYQGCQAAEDLLQGYEGEILANGNDQRSVNIRGRLFERFFVLLHITSVAANGEHLNRECSLFTDDCRCVIVGSAAYLPDEPHPPFYEVYRNSESVTPNPRSPLEDYSLHIVDLHTGRLCDTRTFKCDKVVLSHNQGLYLYKNILAILSVQQQTIHVFQVTPEGTFIDVRTIGRFCYEDDLLTVSAMFPEVQRDSQTGMANPFRDPFINSLKHRLLVYLWRRAEQDGSAMAKRRFFQYFDQLRQLRMWKMQLLDENHLFIKYTSEDVVTLRVTDPSQASFFVVYNMVTTEVIAVFENTSDELLELFENFCDLFRNATLHSEVQFPCSASSNNFARQIQRRFKDTIVNAKYGGHTEAVRRLLGQLPISAQSYSGSPYLDLSLFSYDDKWVSVMERPKTCGDHPIRFYARDSGLLKFEIQAGLLGRPINHTVRRLVAFTFHPFEPFAISVQRTNAEYVVNFHMRHCCT